The Nocardia bhagyanarayanae region GTAGAGCTCCGGGTTCATCACCCCGTCGAACAGGTCCGGCGTCTTCGACAACACGATCGCGTCGACCTCGCCCAGTTCCAGCTCGGCGTCGGCCATCGCGGCCGCGACCGCCTCGCGCACCATCGCGCCGATGGTCGTCTCGCGGCGCTTGGCCTGCTTGCCCTGACCGATGCCGATGACCGCGACGGGTTCACTCATGCCGGGTCTCCTTCCAACAGGCAGACCAGATTCTGTTGCAGCGCTTGGCCGTTGGTGGCGTGGGCGAGCGCTCGCCGGGCACCTCCCGAGCGAATACCCTTGGCCGCCTCGGCGATACGGATCAGACCGGCGGCGGTCGTCGGCCTGCCCGCCAACGGACCGCCCGACGGATTGATCGCCGTCGCCGCGCCGAGGCCGAGCTCGCGAACCAGGAGCGGTTCCTGCGCGGAGTATTCGATGTGCAACTCGGCGATGTCGACCTCGCTCGCGGCGAAGCCCGCGGTCGCGGTCGCCCGCGCGGCGGCGAGGTTCGCGGAGGGCGCCCTGGTCAGATCGCGCGATCCCGGGTAGTGCCCGTCCATCCGGTGGTCGATGCCGCGGACCCAGGCGGGACGTTCGCACAGCGACCTCGCCACGTCACCGGCGGCGAGCACGACGACGCTCGCGGCGTCGCCGACGGGCGACACGTCGTGACCGCGCAAGGGCGCGGCCACGTAAGGCGCGGCGAGCAGTTCGTCGACCTCGTATTCACCCGCCACCTGCGCGTGCGGATTGGCCTGCGCGTCCGCCAGGCTGCGCGCGACGATCCGCGCCATCTCGTGCTCCGTGGTGACCCCGGACTGGAGCAGCGCGC contains the following coding sequences:
- a CDS encoding lipid-transfer protein gives rise to the protein MREIAVVGSAQSACLAANRRDDMAGILLPVIREALSGIPLDRDRVDFVCSGSHDFHEGRTFAYIDSLDAVGAWPPIAESHVEMDAAWAFYEAWSWLQLGHGDIALVYGIGRGSLPRDLDQVVPTQLDPYYLTPLRPHRDAIAGIQACALLQSGVTTEHEMARIVARSLADAQANPHAQVAGEYEVDELLAAPYVAAPLRGHDVSPVGDAASVVVLAAGDVARSLCERPAWVRGIDHRMDGHYPGSRDLTRAPSANLAAARATATAGFAASEVDIAELHIEYSAQEPLLVRELGLGAATAINPSGGPLAGRPTTAAGLIRIAEAAKGIRSGGARRALAHATNGQALQQNLVCLLEGDPA